DNA sequence from the Streptomyces canus genome:
GGTCACGAAGGCCAGCGACTCGTCGTCGAGGCGGACCTTGGCGTACGACAGGTCGTCGTCGTTGAGGAGCACGACCGCCGGACGGCGCTTGCCGACCAGCTCCGGCACCGCCGTCAACTCGCCGTCGACGTCCAGCTCGACACGCTCGTCACGGACCAGCTTGCCGCTGTCGCCGTCGAGTTCGTACAGACCGACCGCGATGCGGTGCGGACGCAGGGTCGGCTCGCCCTTCGCGCCCGCGGGCAGGGCCGGGGCCTCCTGACGGATCGCGAACGAGGTGATGACACCGTCCGCGTCCGTCTCGATCTGAGGGCGCAGGATGTTGATGCCGGCCGTCTGCAGCCACTTCTGCGACCAGGTGCCCAGGTCGCGGCCGGACGTCTCCTCCAGCGCGCCCAGCAGGTCGGACAGCCGGGTGTTGCCGAACGCGTGGCGCTTGAAGTACGCCTGCACCCCGCCGAAGAACTCGTCCATGCCGACGTAGGCGACGAGCTGCTTGAGAACAGAGGCCCCCTTCGCGTACGTGATGCCGTCGAAGTTGACCAGCACGTCGTCCAGGTCGCGGATCTCGGCCATGATCGGGTGCGTGGACGGCAGCTGGTCCTGGCGGTACGCCCACGTCTTCATGGAGTTGGCGAACGTGGTCCAGGAGTGCGGCCAGCGGCTGTCCGGGGCGTACGCCTGGCAGGCGATGGAGGTGTAGGTGGCGAACGACTCGTTCAGCCACAGGTCGTTCCACCACTCCATGGTGACCAGGTCGCCGAACCACATGTGGGCCAGCTCGTGGAGGATGGTCTCGGCGCGCATCTCGTAGGCGGCGTCGGTCACCTTGGACCGGAAGACGTACTGGTCGCGGATGGTCACCGCGCCGGCGTTCTCCATCGCGCCCGCGTTGAACTCCGGCACGAACAGCTGGTCGTACTTCTTGAACGGGTACGCGTAGTCGAACTTCTCCTGGAACCACTCGAAGCCCTGCCGGGTCACCTCGAAGATGGCGTCCGAGTCGAGGTGTTCGGCGAGCGAGGGGCGGCAGTAGATGCCGAGGGGGACGGACTGGCCGTCCTTCTCGTACACGCTGTGCACGGAGTGGTACGGGCCGACGATCAAGGCCGTGATGTACGACGAGATCCGCGGGGTCGGCTCGAAGACCCAGACGTCGTCCTTCGGCTCCGGCGTCGGGGAGTTGGAGACCACGGTCCAGCCGGTCGGCGCCTTCACGGTGAACTGGAAGGTGGCCTTCAGGTCCGGCTGCTCGAAGGAGGCGAAGACGCGGCGGGCGTCCGGCACCTCGAACTGGGTGTACAGATAGGCCTGCTGGTCGACCGGGTCGACGAAGCGGTGCAGGCCCTCACCGGTGTTGGTGTACGCGGCGTCGGCGACGACCCGCAGGATGTTGCGGCCCTCCAGCAGGCCCGGCAGGGCGATACGGGAGTCCGCGAAGACCTCCGCCGGGTCGAGGGCGTCCCCGTTCAGCGTCACCTCGTGGACCGTGGGGGCCACCAGGTCGATGAAGGACTCGGCGCCGTTCTCGGTGACGTCGAAGCGCACCGTGGTCACGGACCGGTAGGTACCGCCCTCCTGCGCGCCGGAGAGGTCGAGATCGATCTCGTAGGACTCGACGCTGAGCAGCGTCGCCCGCTGCCGAGCTTCGTCGCGAGTCAGGTTTGTGCCAGGCACGCGTTCATCTCCTCGTTATGTCTAGGTTCGGCGGTTCGGTCATCCTTCCATGTGACGCGCGTCGCCGGGAGCCGCCGCCCACCCCGAACACCAGGTCCGTATCCCGCCGGTCGTGCACGCGTGCCCGCGCCAGCCTGGACCCATGACGACCTACACCGCACGCCCCGTCGCACCGCGGGTCCTCAAGGAGCTCCGCACCGCCGACGACGCCGGCCGCCCCCCGACCCCGTTCACCGACGACGAGGGCGGGGCGCCCCTGCGCTGCTGTCTGCGCCGCAGCGAGCCCGGCGAGCGGATCGCCCTCGTCTCCTACGCCCCTCTGCGCCGCTGGGCGGCCGAGAACGGCGCGCGTCCGGGGGCGTACGACGAGCAGGGCCCCGTCTTCCTCCACGCCGAGGAGTGCGCGGGGCCGACGGCCGGGCACGGCTACCCCTTCGCCGACGCGCACCGGACCGTGCGCCGCTACTCCGCCGACGGGCACATCCTGGGCGGGCAGCTGGTGGGGACCGTCGGCGACGACGCCTTCCGGAACGCGTTCGACGACCCGTCCGTGGCGCTCGTCCACGTCCGGGCCGTCGAGTACGGCTGTTTCCTCTACGAGGTGCGCAGGCCCCCGGTCTAACCCTTGAGCTCCGCCGCCACCAGCTCCGCGATCTGGACCGCGTTCAGTGCGGCGCCCTTGCGGAGGTTGTCGTTGGAGATGAAGAGGGCGAGCCCGTGCTCGACCGTCTCGTCGCGGCGGATGCGGCCGACGAAGGAGGCGTCCTGGCCGGCGGCCTGGAGGGGGGTCGGGATGTCGGA
Encoded proteins:
- the pepN gene encoding aminopeptidase N, coding for MPGTNLTRDEARQRATLLSVESYEIDLDLSGAQEGGTYRSVTTVRFDVTENGAESFIDLVAPTVHEVTLNGDALDPAEVFADSRIALPGLLEGRNILRVVADAAYTNTGEGLHRFVDPVDQQAYLYTQFEVPDARRVFASFEQPDLKATFQFTVKAPTGWTVVSNSPTPEPKDDVWVFEPTPRISSYITALIVGPYHSVHSVYEKDGQSVPLGIYCRPSLAEHLDSDAIFEVTRQGFEWFQEKFDYAYPFKKYDQLFVPEFNAGAMENAGAVTIRDQYVFRSKVTDAAYEMRAETILHELAHMWFGDLVTMEWWNDLWLNESFATYTSIACQAYAPDSRWPHSWTTFANSMKTWAYRQDQLPSTHPIMAEIRDLDDVLVNFDGITYAKGASVLKQLVAYVGMDEFFGGVQAYFKRHAFGNTRLSDLLGALEETSGRDLGTWSQKWLQTAGINILRPQIETDADGVITSFAIRQEAPALPAGAKGEPTLRPHRIAVGLYELDGDSGKLVRDERVELDVDGELTAVPELVGKRRPAVVLLNDDDLSYAKVRLDDESLAFVTEHLGDFESSLPRALCWASAWDMTRDAELATRDYLSLVLSGIGKESDIGVVQSLHRQVKLAIELYAAPTAREALLTRWTDATLAHLRSAAAGSDHQLAWARAFAATARTPEQLDLLEGLLGGSQVVEGLAVDTELRWAFVQRLAAVGRYDESEIAGEYERDKTAAGERHAATARASRPTEEAKSEAWAQVVESDKLPNAVQEAVIGGFVQTDQRELLAPYTDKYFDVVKDIWESRSHEIAQQIAVGLYPSLQVSQETLDRTDAWLASAEPNAALRRLVSESRAGVERALMAQAADAQAGQ
- a CDS encoding DUF1203 domain-containing protein → MTTYTARPVAPRVLKELRTADDAGRPPTPFTDDEGGAPLRCCLRRSEPGERIALVSYAPLRRWAAENGARPGAYDEQGPVFLHAEECAGPTAGHGYPFADAHRTVRRYSADGHILGGQLVGTVGDDAFRNAFDDPSVALVHVRAVEYGCFLYEVRRPPV